From the Solea senegalensis isolate Sse05_10M linkage group LG16, IFAPA_SoseM_1, whole genome shotgun sequence genome, one window contains:
- the LOC122783151 gene encoding intraflagellar transport protein 140 homolog, translating into MDSEANDFQLQFETLQKQDMHSSNVRKAEWENMARLCVKTCRMDAARVCFGKMKNARAAKALREAEAEPEPEAQVAMLAVHLGMREDAENLYRSCQRYDLLIYFYQALGEWQKALETAETHDHIHLSTTHYNYAKHLESMGNKTLAIEHYEKSDTHRTEVPRMLQHDASSLESYVNKKKDKDIYKWWAQYLESQSDMDSALHYYECAQDYVSLVRLYCCMGNTQKAFEIAHTTGDRAASFYVARNFERQKDVKQAVHFYIRAQAYNNAIRLCKDNGLDDQLMSTALLSNPQDMMEAANYYKKKDIHMDRAVELYLKAGCASKAFELAFATQQFSTLQSIAENLDENASPALLARCADFLITQSQHEKAVELLIAAKKYHQALKVCVKQNVTITEELAERMSATASKDLSEEAHKEVLERIADCCRQQGNYGLAVKKYTQAGNKSKAMRSLLKTGDTQKIVFYANFCRKKELFIMAANYLQSLDWQKNREIFKTIVDFYTKGRALDLLAGFYEVWAQVEINDNQNYEEALNVLNEAAKCLSKAKDSSTGQQEARLADLKQKIALIKTFVRARRLYAENAGFAVQICEALLDEPQLDKAVRIGDVFGFLVDHHCQEGNVQLAFGKLQELHKLLPAHNVRQYISQASLKALQKGMAEIGVTPGTL; encoded by the exons ATGGATTCTGAAGCCAATGACTTCCAGCTTCAGTTTGAAACGCTACAAAAGCAGGACATGCACTCATCAAATGTCAG aAAAGCAGAATGGGAAAACATGGCGCGGTTGTGTGTGAAGACCTGCAGGATGGACGCGGCACGTGTGTGCTttgggaaaatgaaaaatgccaGAGCAGCAAAAGCACTGAGGGAGGCCGAGGCCGAGCCGGAACCAGAGGCCCAGGTGGCAATGTTGGCCGTTCACCTCGGCATGCGT GAGGACGCCGAAAATCTGTACAGGAGCTGCCAACGCTACGACCTCTTAATCTATTTCTACCAGGCTTTGGGAGAATGGCAGAAAGCTTTAGAGACGGCAGAAACCCACGACCACATCCACCTCAGCACCACACACTACAATTACGCCAAACACCTGGAGTCCATGGGTAACAAGACCCTGGCCATTGAACA ttaTGAgaaatcagacacacacaggactgaAGTTCCCAGAATGCTCCAGCATGACGCGTCATCTCTTGAGAGCTACGTCAACAAAAAGAAGGACAA GGACATCTACAAGTGGTGGGCTCAGTACCTGGAGAGCCAGTCAGACATGGACTCAGCACTGCATTATTATGAATGTGCCCAGGATTATGTCTCCCTGGTTCGACTCTACTGCTGCATGGGGAACACACAGAAG GCGTTTGAGATTGCTCACACCACAGGTGACCGAGCAGCGTCGTTCTACGTGGCCAGGAACTTTGAGCGGCAGAAGGACGTCAAACAGGCCGTCCACTTCTACATCAGAGCGCAGGCCTACAACAACGCCATTCGACTTTGTAAG GACAACGGTCTGGACGACCAGCTGATGAGCACGGCTCTGCTCAGTAACCCGCAGGACATGATGGAAGCCGCCAATTACtacaaaaagaaagacatccaCATGGACCGAGCTGTCGAGCTTTACCTCAAG GCTGGTTGTGCCTCCAAAGCTTTTGAGTTGGCCTTCGCCACCCAGCAGTTCTCCACGCTCCAGTCGATCGCCGAGAATCTGGATGAGAACGCGTCCCCAGCTCTCCTGGCACGCTGCGCCGACTTCCTCATCACACAGTCCCAGCACGAGAAGGCCGTGGAGCTGCTGATAGCCGCTAAGAAG TACCATCAAGCCTTGAAGGTGTGTGTCAAACAAAACGTGACCATCACAGAGGAGCTGGCGGAGAGAATGAGTGCAACCGCTTCAAAAGACTTGTCAGAAGAAGCCCACAAAGAAGTGCTGGAGAGGATTGCTGACTGCTGCAGACAGCAGGGCAATTACGGCCTGGCTgtaaagaaatacacacaagcGGGCAACAAGTCTAAG GCCATGAGGTCACTCCTGAAGACGGGCGACACGCAGAAAATCGTATTCTACGCCAACTTCTGTCGCAAGAAAGAGCTTTTCATCATGGCCGCAAACTACCTGCAGTCTCTGGACTGGCAAAAAAATCGAGAGATCTTCAAGACCATCGTTGATTTCTACACGAAAGGGCGGGCGCTGGACCTGCTGGCTGGCTTCTATGAAGTCTGGGCGCAG GTGGAGATTAACGACAACCAAAACTATGAGGAGGCGCTAAACGTTCTGAACGAAGCTGCCAAGTGTCTTTCAAAAGCAAAGGACTCTTCAACTGGACAGCAGGAAGCGAGACTGGCTGACCTGAAGCAAAAGATTGCCCTGATCAAGACCTTTGTTCGTGCACGCAG GTTGTATGCAGAGAACGCCGGCTTTGCCGTGCAGATATGTGAAGCCCTGCTGGACGAGCCACAGTTAGACAAAGCGGTCAGAATTGGAGACGTCTTTGGTTTCCTGGTGGATCACCACTGTCAAGAAGGCAACGTCCAGTTG GCCTTTGGTAAGCTGCAGGAGCTCCACAAGCTGCTGCCAGCTCACAACGTGAGGCAATACATCAGCCAGGCGAGTCTGAAGGCCTTGCAGAAAGGGATGGCAGAGATCGGCGTGACGCCCGGCACACTGTGA